A stretch of Cicer arietinum cultivar CDC Frontier isolate Library 1 chromosome 5, Cicar.CDCFrontier_v2.0, whole genome shotgun sequence DNA encodes these proteins:
- the LOC101494495 gene encoding pentatricopeptide repeat-containing protein At4g14050, mitochondrial: MSFSHSHNALAIKSQLCSLARNNPFLAKKLHAQIIKTGLNQHNLFHKTLIDTYGKCGLLQDALQLFDALPHRDHVAWATILSACNLSNLPHRAISLSRSILHEGFQPDHFVFSSLIKACANLGSFHIKQGKQLHARFLLSPFSDDDVVKSSLVDMYAKFELPDYGRAVFDSIYSLNSICWTAMISGYARSGRKAEAFRMFRQSPFRNLYAWTALISGLVQSGNANDALYLFVEMRREGISITDPLVLSSVVGACANSAVWVLGKQMHSVVITLGYESCLFISNALVDMYAKCSDLVAAKCIFNKMRRKDVVSWTSIIVGTAQHGLAEEALALYDDMVLAGVKPNEVTFVGLIYACSHVGLVSKGRALFKSMVEDFGIRPSLQHYTCLLDLFSRSGHLDEAERIVRTMPVKPDEPTWAALLSACKHHGNTQMAVRIADHLLELIPEDPSCYILLSNVYAGAGMWENVSKVRKLMAVKEVKKEPGYSGIDLGKESQVFYAGETSHSMKDEMLGLLRKLDAEMRKRGYVPDTSSVLHDMDQQEKEKQLFWHSERLALAYGLLKAVPGTIIRIVKNLRVCGDCHTVLKLISTITSREIYVRDAKRYHHFKDGNCSCNDFW, encoded by the coding sequence ATGTCATTCTCTCACTCTCACAATGCACTCGCAATCAAATCTCAACTCTGCTCCTTGGCACGTAACAACCCATTCCTCGCCAAGAAACTCCACGCACAAATCATCAAAACCGGTCTCAACCAACACAACCTCTTCCACAAAACTCTCATAGACACGTACGGCAAATGTGGTCTTCTTCAAGATGCACTCCAACTGTTCGACGCATTGCCTCACAGAGACCACGTTGCTTGGGCCACAATCCTCTCCGCCTGCAACCTCTCCAATCTCCCACACCGAGCTATCTCTCTCTCACGCTCCATTCTCCATGAAGGGTTTCAACCAGATCACTTCGTTTTCTCTTCCCTCATCAAAGCATGTGCTAACTTGGGTTCTTTTCATATCAAACAAGGGAAACAACTCCATGCTCGTTTCTTGCTCTCACCTTTCTCGGATGATGACGTTGTTAAGTCTTCTCTTGTTGATATGTATGCTAAATTTGAGTTGCCCGATTATGGGCGTGCTGTTTTTGATTCAATTTATTCGTTGAATTCGATTTGTTGGACTGCAATGATATCTGGGTATGCACGAAGTGGACGAAAGGCTGAGGCTTTTCGAATGTTTCGTCAATCTCCATTTAGAAATTTGTATGCTTGGACTGCTTTGATATCTGGGTTGGTTCAGAGTGGGAATGCAAATGATGCACTTTACTTGTTTGTTGAAATGAGGCGTGAAGGGATTAGTATAACTGACCCTCTAGTTCTTTCAAGTGTGGTGGGTGCTTGTGCTAATTCAGCTGTTTGGGTGCTTGGGAAACAGATGCATAGTGTTGTTATAACACTTGGATATGAGTCTTGTTTATTTATAAGCAATGCACTTGTGGATATGTATGCCAAATGCAGTGACCTTGTTGCTGCAAAATGTATATTCAATAAGATGAGAAGAAAGGATGTTGTTTCTTGGACTTCAATAATTGTTGGCACTGCTCAGCATGGGCTGGCTGAGGAGGCGTTGGCTTTGTATGATGACATGGTTTTGGCTGGTGTTAAGCCAAATGAGGTGACTTTTGTTGGCTTGATCTATGCCTGCAGTCATGTTGGTTTAGTTAGCAAGGGTCGTGCTTTGTTCAAGTCTATGGTTGAAGATTTTGGAATTAGGCCATCTTTGCAGCACTATACTTGTTTGCTGGATCTTTTTAGTCGATCGGGGCACCTTGACGAGGCAGAGAGGATTGTCAGAACAATGCCGGTCAAACCTGATGAACCTACTTGGGCTGCTTTACTCAGTGCTTGTAAGCATCACGGTAACACTCAGATGGCAGTTAGGATTGCTGATCATCTGTTGGAGTTAATACCAGAAGACCCTTCCTGCTACATATTGTTGTCTAATGTATATGCCGGAGCTGGTATGTGGGAGAATGTTTCAAAGGTGCGGAAGTTAATGGCGGTCAAGGAAGTTAAAAAGGAGCCAGGTTATAGTGGCATTGACTTGGGAAAGGAAAGCCAGGTATTTTACGCCGGAGAGACATCTCATTCAATGAAGGATGAGATGCTAGGTTTATTGAGGAAATTAGATGCAGAGATGAGGAAAAGGGGTTATGTTCCTGATACTAGCTCAGTTTTACACGACATGGATCAACAAGAGAAGGAAAAACAACTTTTCTGGCACAGTGAGAGGTTAGCTCTGGCCTATGGACTTCTTAAGGCTGTTCCGGGGACTATTATACGCATAGTGAAAAATCTTCGTGTTTGTGGAGATTGTCACACTGTGCTGAAGCTCATCAGCACTATAACAAGTAGGGAAATTTATGTACGAGATGCCAAAAGATATCACCATTTTAAGGATGGGAATTGTTCATGCAATGACTTCTGGTGA